ACCCTTTGCCCGACTAAACCGGAACAAAGTGGTTCATTCTCAGCGATCAATTTGAAGTCGTGCGCGCTCATGCTTGAATGCAAGTTGCGTTTGGCCAACTACTTGAAACAAAATCAAAAAAGTTCAACCGGACAGTACTGATGTCGAATTAAGAAATGCATCCACGGATTTCGCTGATTAAATCCGCAGGTCCACGTGCGTCACTCGGTACGCTCCTTCGCCTGCCTTCAATCCGCGCAAAACTGTGCAATCAGCGGATGTATTCGGCTCTCGTGGCGGCGGCCGCGAAAGGCCCGGAGCCGTTCCGTAAGACTAAGGCGGGCACGATAACGTGGCAAGTCGGGCAAATGGCCAGTTGCAAGCTCGAAGGGGTGAGCACTGACGTTGCCCGGCGCGGAACCTCGCGGATACGATAGATATCGAGCAAGCGGCTGCTGCGCGGCTGTCTGAAGTCGCCGCCGCGAAGGTCGATTACAGAAGTGGCATCAGGTTCCATGAGCTTTCGCGTCGATCTGGACATCTTTCGCGGCCCGCTCGATTTGCTGCTGTACCTGGTGCGCAAACAGGAGCTGGAAATCGCGGACATCCCGATTGCGCCCATTACGGACCAGTTCCTGGAACACCTGGCGGTCCTCGAACAGCTCGATGTCAACGCGGTGGGCGATTTTCTGGAAATGGCCAGCGCGCTCCTGGAACTGAAGAGCCGCATGCTGTTGCCGCAAGCCGACGAGGTGGAAGAGCCGCTTGACGACCCGCGAAAGGAACTGGTGCGCCGCCTGCTGGAGTACAAGCAGTTCAAGGACGCGGCCAGCATGCTCGACGAGCAGGGCCGCGCCTGGCAAGAGCGATTCCCCAGATTGGCCAACGACCTGGCGGGCCACAAGCGGGATCTGGCCGAGGAACCAATTCGCGAGTTGGAGTTGTGGGACCTGGTCAGCGCCTTCGGACGGTTGATCGAGCAGCATCAGTCGAACCAGCCGTCGAGCATCGTTTACGACGACACGCCGATCCACGTCTATATGGATCGGATTGCCCACTTGCT
Above is a window of Pirellulales bacterium DNA encoding:
- a CDS encoding segregation/condensation protein A, producing MSFRVDLDIFRGPLDLLLYLVRKQELEIADIPIAPITDQFLEHLAVLEQLDVNAVGDFLEMASALLELKSRMLLPQADEVEEPLDDPRKELVRRLLEYKQFKDAASMLDEQGRAWQERFPRLANDLAGHKRDLAEEPIRELELWDLVSAFGRLIEQHQSNQPSSIVYDDTPIHVYMDRIAHLLDDQSRVAFTELFQPGMHKSTLIGMFLAILELVRHHGMRAEQSDAFGEIWLVREQPGAAPAEKPDS